The following are encoded in a window of Aythya fuligula isolate bAytFul2 chromosome 26, bAytFul2.pri, whole genome shotgun sequence genomic DNA:
- the LOC116499270 gene encoding nuclear receptor ROR-beta-like — MRAQIEVIPCKICGDKSSGIHYGVITCEGCKGFFRRSQQNNASYSCSRQRNCLIDRTNRNRCQHCRLQKCLALGMSRDAVKFGRMSKKQRDSLYAEVQKHQQSQEQSGGAKDEPEPLSRVYTTSVSSGLSDLDDISTLSDGLLFDFPLTPDGSSTYYNLDLLASAQPSPDQSSLDVAEATLIKQESLYELMLEPALFAHGALEGGQLAADISVLEIDRIAQNVVKSHLETCQYTAEELKRLAWTLYSPEEVRALQSKSCEAMWQQCSLQISNAIQYVVEFAKRIDGFMELCQNDQIILLKAGCLEVLLIRMIRAFNPLNNTVLFEGKFGSMQMFKSLGCDDLIGAVFELGRTLCRLQLSDEELALFTAAVLLSPDRPWLTESKKVQKLQDKIYVALQHEIQKKHSAEDKLSKMVSKLPLMKTICNLHLDKLEFFRLLHPETAMNFPPLYKEVFNSELQYSDPRES, encoded by the exons ATGCGAG CCCAAATCGAGGTGATCCCGTGCAAGATCTGCGGGGACAAGTCCTCGGGGATTCACTACGGCGTTATCACCTGCGAAGGCTGCAAG GGTTTTTTTCGGCGCAGCCAGCAGAACAATGCCAGCTACTCCTGCTCGCGGCAGAGGAACTGCCTGATCGACCGCACCAACCGCAACCGCTGCCAGCACTGCCGCCTGCAGAAATGCCTGGCACTGGGCATGTCCCGCGACG CGGTGAAGTTCGGCCGCATGTCCAAGAAGCAGCGGGACAGCCTCTATGCCGAGGTGCAGAAgcaccagcagagccaggagcagagcGGTGGTGCCAAGGATGAGCCCGAGCCCCTGAGCCGCGTCTACACCACCAGCGTGAGCAGCGGCCTCTCAGACCTGGACGACATCTCCACGCTGTCGGACGGGCTCCTCTTTGACTTCCCCCTCACCCCCGATGGCAGCAGCACCTACTACAACCTCGACCTCCTGGCCTCGGCACAGCCCTCGCCCGACCAGTCCAGCCTGGATGTGGCTGAGGCCACGCTCATCAAGCAGGAGTCCCTCTACGAGCTGATGCTGGAGCCGGCGCTCTTCGCGCACGGTGCGCTGGAGGGCGGCCAGCTGGCTGCTGACATCTCTGTCCTTGAGATCG ACCGAATTGCCCAAAACGTGGTGAAGTCTCACCTGGAGACCTGCCAGTACACAGCGGAGGAGCTGAAGCGCCTGGCGTGGACGCTGTACTCCCCAGAGGAAGTCCGCGCCTTGCAGAGCAAG AGCTGCGAGGCCATGTGGCAGCAGTGCTCGCTGCAGATCTCCAACGCCATCCAGTACGTGGTGGAGTTCGCCAAGCGCATCGACGGCTTCATGGAGCTCTGCCAGAACGACCAAATCATCCTCCTCAAAGCCG GTTGCCTCGAGGTGCTCCTGATCCGCATGATCCGCGCGTTCAACCCCTTAAACAACACAGTGCTCTTCGAGGGGAAATTCGGCAGCATGCAGATGTTCAAGTCACTCG GCTGCGACGACCTCATTGGCGCCGTCTTCGAGCTGGGGAGGACCCTGTGCCGCCTGCAGCTGTCGGACGAGGAGCTCGCCCTCTTCACAGCCGCCGTCCTGCTGTCCCCGG ATCGCCCTTGGCTGACGGAGTCCAAGAAGGTGCAGAAGCTCCAGGACAAGATCTACGTGGCCCTGCAGCACGAGATCCAGAAGAAACACTCCGCCGAGGACAAGCTCTCGAAG ATGGTTTCCAAGCTGCCCCTGATGAAGACCATTTGCAACCTGCACTTGGACAAGCTGGAATTTTTCCGTCTCCTGCACCCGGAGACGGCCATGAACTTCCCACCCCTCTATAAGGAGGTTTTCAACTCGGAGCTTCAGTACAGCGACCCGCGGGAGAGCTAA